In the Quercus lobata isolate SW786 chromosome 5, ValleyOak3.0 Primary Assembly, whole genome shotgun sequence genome, one interval contains:
- the LOC115991251 gene encoding uncharacterized protein LOC115991251, producing the protein MRLPIPNFVKKLWYAWNLRSCILISLWLQTILVLFAFLRKRTRRKLLHGLIWFAYLLADWIAPVAIGLISKSEGVGCDGKGNNKDLMAFWASFLLLHLGGPDTITSFAIEDNEFWLRHLAGLILQVLATAYIFYQSLPNKLCVPTVMVFLVGTIKYVERTRALFLASMNQFGCSVLPKPEPGPDFEEVMKMSSSMTLEQVENPKRSYLVHRTSAKDSESIVERIPFDEMQLLQEAHLLFDKFKGLIVGLHISSKVRERSQDIFLTISAAEAFRLIEFELNFMYEYLHTKVVVVRCTFGYFLRFISFTLIVGALAFFSIENHHEFHHVSKFDYFDIILTYVLLVGALGLEAISVLMLILSDRTLLAVKGSRSTLDKILKRSKWSKSVSQYDMISYCLNDPPTWVYTLANYVGAGEVLEKMTILRFSHSKGVYEDLEEFIFTELSLKSRNVKSIRAARDASSQRGDWALLRTSSYFELKWSIEEYQYAESLLIWHMATEILYAQETKSSTGIDDNKSNRKICKLLSDYMFYLLVMKPKMMAPVLGNWQIVFQDTCAEAKRFFHQKSISKKAEGCGEILKVVSKYILDDSKGNESKHSDDSKGSESKHGYRSANLKGNVSKSVFIDGSILAKQLNDDKELKTDKWKLMSRVWVELMSYAAINCRPNAHAEQPSKGGELLTFIWLLMNHLGIGTQFYEQERQARAKMVPRK; encoded by the coding sequence atgcGGCTACCTATTCCCAATTTCGTCAAGAAGCTATGGTATGCTTGGAATCTCCGGAGCTGTATTCTCATAAGCCTCTGGCTGCAAACAATTTTAGTTCTATTTGCATTCCTCAGAAAACGGACCAGAAGAAAACTGTTACACGGGCTCATATGGTTTGCATACTTGCTTGCAGACTGGATTGCACCTGTTGCCATTGGACTAATCTCCAAAAGCGAAGGTGTTGGTTGTGATGGAAAGGGGAATAATAAGGACTTAATGGCATTCTGGGCTTCGTTTCTTTTGTTGCATCTTGGTGGCCCTGATACCATCACTTCTTTTGCTATTGAGGATAATGAGTTCTGGCTTAGGCACTTGGCTGGACTCATATTACAGGTTTTGGCAACTGCTTATATCTTCTATCAATCGCTTCCTAACAAGCTTTGTGTTCCCACTGTCATGGTGTTTCTTGTGGGAACCATCAAGTATGTAGAGCGAACACGTGCTCTCTTTCTTGCAAGCATGAACCAGTTTGGATGTTCAGTGTTGCCAAAGCCAGAACCCGGGCCTGATTTTGAAGAAGTCATGAAGATGAGCTCTTCAATGACGCTGGAACAGGTTGAAAATCCTAAAAGGTCTTATTTAGTACACAGAACTTCTGCAAAAGATTCTGAATCCATAGTTGAAAGGATACCCTTCGATGAAATGCAATTGTTACAGGAAGCACATCTTCTCTTTGACAAATTCAAGGGTCTTATTGTAGGCCTCCATATCAGTTCCAAGGTAAGAGAAAGGAGCCAAGATATCTTTCTTACTATATCTGCAGCTGAAGCATTTAGACTCATAGAGTTTGAGCTCAATTTCATGTATGAGTATCTCCACACCAAGGTGGTCGTGGTTCGCTGCACATTTGGGTACTTTCTACGCTTTATTAGCTTTACTTTAATCGTTGGAGCATTGGCATTCTTTTCAATTGAGAACCACCATGAGTTTCATCATGTTAGTAAGTTTGATTACTTTGATATCATCCTTACTTATGTCTTGCTTGTTGGGGCATTAGGCCTCGAGGCCATATCAGTCCTAATGCTTATATTATCCGACCGGACCCTCCTTGCTGTGAAGGGTAGCCGGAGCACACTcgataaaattttgaaaagaagcAAGTGGTCTAAGTCAGTCTCCCAGTACGATATGATAAGCTATTGCTTGAATGATCCTCCAACATGGGTGTACACATTAGCTAATTATGTTGGTGCTGGTGAAGTGCTAGAGAAGATGACTATATTGCGTTTTTCACATTCAAAGGGAGTTTATGAAGATCTTGAGGAATTTATTTTCACCGAGCTGAGCTTGAAATCTAGGAATGTAAAATCTATAAGAGCTGCCAGGGATGCATCTTCTCAAAGAGGTGATTGGGCTCTTCTACGGACTTCTAGCTATTTCGAACTAAAATGGAGCATTGAGGAGTATCAGTACGCGGAAAGCCTTCTCATTTGGCACATGGCTACTGAGATACTCTACGCTCAGGAAACCAAATCAAGTACTGGTATTGATGATAATAAAAGTAATCGAAAAATATGCAAATTACTTTCAGATTATATGTTTTATCTTCTTGTCATGAAGCCTAAAATGATGGCCCCTGTGTTAGGCAATTGGCAAATAGTCTTCCAGGACACTTGTGCAGAAGCTAAGCGATTCTTTCACCAAAAAAGCATATCGAAGAAAGCTGAAGGCTGTGGAGAAATCCTTAAGGTGGTAAGTAAATACATTTTGGATGATTCTAAGGGAAATGAAAGCAAACATTCGGATGATTCTAAGGGAAGTGAAAGCAAACATGGGTACAGATCAGCTAATCTGAAGGGAAATGTAAGCAAATCTGTGTTTATTGATGGAAGTATCCTAGCAAAACAGCTCAATGACGACAAGGAGTTGAAGACAGACAAATGGAAGCTAATGAGCCGAGTTTGGGTGGAATTGATGTCTTATGCTGCCATTAATTGTAGACCAAATGCACATGCAGAGCAACCTAGTAAGGGTGGAGAGCTCTTGACATTCATTTGGTTACTGATGAATCATCTGGGCATTGGAACACAGTTCTACGAGCAGGAACGCCAAGCTAGAGCCAAAATGGTCCCGCGAAAGTAA
- the LOC115991252 gene encoding disease resistance RPP13-like protein 4, translating to MPEFQCHLSKIRQLLPRKELYGSQDNNTSRIESIDMDDPNATFEEIQKDLNYIHEACHKLKGSAECVNKEIQQLILKRLDDAFKERTEAPENSSGIDKLKSIQKVVSETKKNICSSSQLSQDSLHSAGLHHSSFSMGNHHINPDSSSTNKIKMLYNDLDDTKKSCLLCFSVFPEDAIIKKKVLIHWWVGERFIDSPNSDGKTAEETGNEYFKYFIKNRIIEPVHKKLRQNSENCKMHPSIRADIIKLAREKHFVSFDQRGNPTADFFSSKRVCLVKTEEGSSLHNLTYIYHYLPREEIVTLFNVNEPYLSFRVDSFSKMKNLKVLQLGRWKASAKQLVEVENTEFLKGLKKMKELRYFSLRGISGITELPNSICKLSNLRILNLSGCDNLEKLPDGIGSLKQLTHLDMSECYLISHMPKGLTSLSELGVLKGFVIGKQRSRGHYCKLADLAVLQHLKKLSIHVDRTSDEAKKELDSFPQFRNLRSLSVAWSSIYNAPIPTTTNVTLATIHRIVSKGKSIKTPGSSSQLVALDKLGLQNFHGSKMPDWLNRLNLEELKKLYIRGGGISDLHLMEGRTWPVNCLRLKSLSQLRMDWQELQPLFPNLAYVEKVKCPELSSWECDENGEWIRREADTDQAQASCHI from the coding sequence ATGCCGGAATTTCAATGCCATTTATCCAAGATAAGGCAACTCCTTCCTCGTAAAGAATTGTATGGAAGCCAAGACAACAACACCAGCAGGATTGAGTCGATCGACATGGATGATCCTAATGCAACATTTGAGGAGATCCAGAAAGATCTCAATTACATCCACGAGGCCTGTCATAAACTAAAGGGTTCAGCAGAGTGCGTCAATAAAGAAATCCAACAATTGATTCTCAAACGCTTGGACGATGCCTTCAAAGAAAGAACAGAAGCACCAGAAAATTCTTCCGGAATTGACAAGCTTAAGAGTATCCAGAAAGTTGTCTCAGAGACAAAGAAAAATATCTGTTCATCCTCACAGCTCTCTCAAGATAGTTTGCATTCTGCAGGCCTTCATCATTCCAGCTTTTCTATGGGAAATCACCACATCAATCCTGATAGCTCAAGTACGAACAAAATTAAGATGTTGTACAATGATCTAGATGACACAAAAAAATCGTGTTTGCTATGTTTCTCTGTGTTCCCTGAAGATGCAATCATAAAGAAGAAAGTTTTGATCCATTGGTGGGTTGGCGAGAGATTTATAGACTCACCGAATAGTGATGGTAAGACTGCAGAGGAGACTGGCAATGAGTACTTCAAATACTTCATCAAAAACCGCATCATTGAACCTGTTCACAAAAAGCTCAGACAGAACTCAGAAAATTGCAAGATGCATCCTTCAATTCGTGCTGACATAATTAAGCTAGCAAGGGAAAAACATTTTGTTAGTTTTGATCAAAGGGGAAATCCCACAGCTGATTTCTTTTCCAGTAAGAGGGTGTGCCTAGTGAAAACTGAAGAAGGGTCTTCGCTTCACAATTTGActtatatttatcattatttGCCGCGAGAAGAGATTGTAACATTGTTTAATGTAAACGAGCCTTATCTTAGTTTCAGGGTGGACAGTTTTTCAAAGATGAAGAACTTAAAAGTTCTACAGCTAGGAAGGTGGAAGGCCTCTGCTAAGCAACTTGTTGAAGTAGAGAACACTGAGTTCTTGAAAggtttgaagaaaatgaaagagcTTAGGTACTTTAGCCTTAGGGGAATCTCTGGAATTACTGAGCTTCCAAATTCAATTTGCAAGCTCAGTAATCTAAGGATACTGAACCTTAGTGGCTGTGATAATTTAGAGAAACTTCCTGATGGAATAGGCTCACTCAAGCAGCTGACACACTTAGACATGTCTGAGTGTTACTTGATTAGTCACATGCCCAAGGGACTCACTTCTCTCTCGGAACTCGGAGTCCTTAAAGGGTTTGTGATTGGTAAACAAAGGTCCAGGGGCCACTACTGCAAGCTTGCTGATTTGGCGGTACTGCAACATTTGAAGAAGTTGAGCATTCATGTAGATAGAACAAGTGATGAAGCTAAGAAAGAGCTGGATTCTTTTCCACAATTTAGAAACCTCCGGTCTTTATCAGTAGCCTGGTCAAGTATATACAATGCACCGATTCCCACAACAACAAATGTGACACTGGCAACAATCCATAGAATTGTGAGTAAGGGAAAGTCAATCAAAACACCAGGATCTTCATCACAACTTGTTGCTTTAGACAAACTAGGCCTCCAGAATTTCCATGGTTCTAAGATGCCTGATTGGCTTAATCGCTTAAACCTGGAGGAACTTAAGAAACTCTACATACGAGGAGGAGGAATATCTGACCTGCACCTTATGGAGGGCCGCACATGGCCCGTTAACTGTCTACGCTTGAAGTCCTTGAGTCAATTGAGGATGGATTGGCAAGAACTGCAACCTTTGTTTCCAAACTTGGCTTATGTGGAGAAAGTTAAATGTCCTGAACTCAGTTCTTGGGAATGTGATGAGAATGGAGAGTGGATTCGACGTGAAGCAGATACAGATCAGGCTCAAGCATCTTGCCACATTTAG